The following DNA comes from Ochotona princeps isolate mOchPri1 chromosome 8, mOchPri1.hap1, whole genome shotgun sequence.
tatttttattactttttaacagtatttttattttaaagatttatttatctgtttgaaagactgttccatttgctggttcactctgcaaatggccacgatccccaggactgggccaagccaggagcctggaattcaatttgGGCCTCTTGCATGGCTGGCCAGGGCcgcttgggtcatctgctggcTACCTGGGttgttagcaaggagttggatcaggaacagaacagctgggatttgatgTGGCCCtctgatgggatgccagtgtcacagggcgtagtttaacctaccatgccacaacaccaactggCATATTTTTCCTGTATTACCTCTCTTTTGACCAGGAACTGTCACCCAAGGCCATGGGTGGAGTTTTTGACTTGACCTGTCATGTCAGCACTCAAAAAAATTcggaatttgaattttttttttttttaaagatttattcattttattacagccagatacacacagaggaggagagacagagaggaagatcttccatccgatgattcactccccaagtgagctgcaacgggccggtgcgcgccaatccgatgctgggaacctggaacctcttccaggtctcccacgcgggtgcagggtcccaatgcatttgggccgtcctcgactgctttcccaggccacaagcagggagctggatgggaagtggagctgccgggattagaaccggcgcccatatgtgatcccggggcgttcaaggcgaggactttagcctctaggccacgccgccgggcccggaatttGAATTTTCAAATAGAGATGCTGAATCtctgttcagtaaatatttttttcaatctgtaatgttatagattttttaaaaattagaattgaattttatttgggtgcaaaaaaattgagatgcatgcatagttttttgcataaaaatttggcttttttttaactagaagttgctaatttaaaaaaatatatttttattgcgaagtccgatgtacagagaggaggagagacaggaagatcttccatccgataattcactccccaagtgaccgcaacggccggtgctacgccagtctgaagccaggagtcaggaacttcctgcaggtctcccacacaggtgcagggtcccaaggctttgggctgtccttgactgctttcccaggccacaagcagggagctggatgggaagcggagctgccgggattagaaccggcacccatgtgggatcctggcacattcaaggtgaggactttagccactaggccacttagATGGGCCCgagtatatttgtatgtatatttgCCATAGCAAATTGTCATAAGGTGAAAATATATTTGCGAGtataggttttatttatttatttattacagttagtttatttttataataatgagtacatggttgatcaggatgggaaggatcaaagtttagggaaaatagggtgaactcattgcttccaaatttgctgtttcttcttgttgtttctgggggaaggggagagacaaagggggaaaccactcacgactttccacaggtcccagtacccagggataaggAACCGCCGCCTTATATCagcccagagtctcaatgtgtgcatattccgagggttcCGTCCAAGTGGtgtggatagttctgaaatgctgccgatttcactgaTTGGAGGATGTCACCCTGCAGTGTCCATTTGTTCTactcactgagattttttgctgttaccgtttgtttggggtagttgtccagctGGTTCTATTCTCCTTCTTTTACTACagtaccaaatgagctgccatattctcctttcacagcagggcctgtgtccactgctctgcctttttcactaagtagggcatgttcttgcaggtgaatcCGAGTACCTGGGctaggtgtcccaagcatctcTGGATCCCCCACTCCTAGGGCTCACGAACCCAATATCCACCTAGTAAGTGGCCTCAGGGCCTGGAACAGGAGATCCAAGCCCCACCAAATCCCCCTAGGGGCTCACGAACCCGGCACTGACCTAGTAGGTGACCCTGGAACACAGGTCAGGAGACCCCACCCCACTGAATCCCCCACCTCTGGGTCTTATGAACTCAGCATCTACCTTGTAGGCGGGCCCTGGGACCCAGGCCGAGAGACCCAAACCCTGCCaggtcccccacccctggggttcacaaaaccaacacccacctagaagacgggtcccaggatctgggccagtcGACCCACATCCCACTAGTTTCCCCTatccccagggctcaggaacccatccccccaccccacaggTGGGCCtcatgacctgagccaagctacctgagccctgtcagatccccgtCCCTGGGACTCATATTCCCAGCCCCCGCTGAGCCCAGGCTGACGTGACTCACCTCACTTCAGTGTCCACAGCATTGttgcacagcctggcctagtctggtcggcctcctgttccagctcctgctggtgggtgctgcagcctatcccagcccagcctgattgctgtcctggttctaatgtgaactggctgctgtggcccagtctggctcctcctgccccctgccctgtttctcagatctgccagtgggtattatgtgctggcccagactgatctgtccccaaacctgacccacatgtatgctggtgggtactgtaacctgggatggtctgggctgctccttgcctcgcttcctgtgctcacctgcagggactgccttccaatgaaggagtttcccaagctcctccatcgagtctcctcccagtggcagttctcgcgcacaccagtgggttgttggcccaggttgactttgtccttCTCCTGTCCTGACGAGAACAGTGGTCTTGTTCAAAcgaccacacccattctggttcttgttggatgttgcagcccagcgatACCTGGTCCACGcacagacacagctttcacatagttcagcaggagtcaagacctagtctggcctgttctacaccctggctctcacaagtacccgTGGGGGCTGGAGTCGAACCCAGTCTGTCACtccacagtcccagtgcacacttgtgccagcacaggctgcagccatgcccagttAAGCCTGCTGCCCTCAATCCCACTCTCggcctcaccagtgggaaccccaacccagctggggcgaGGCTCCCCAGCAAGACCTGACCCCATCCGCAGTTCTtggtgagccagcagagattgcagttccacagggcaGGCCCATATTTACCCCACCAATTCTGCTATCGGACCCACTTCTCTAACTCTtgttctctcctccaaaccactttgGTGCAGGTCccctacatatatacacatgtcatTGACTTATCAATGGAAGTctctcagctgtaattcctaacctgggcataaaaaccacaggtcatctcccactgccacctgtgcGATCTATTCATCCCTCTGTAAATCAAGACCCTCTAACCGTGAGGTTGTGCCCTCGGGCAGCCCGAGGGGCTTTGCCCAGCATCTTTGGTGCCTGGGCTGCCCGGGCCCTTCTGGAGGGAGCCACGTGGCCTGGCTACAGGCACCTGGGTGTGTGGGTCAAAAAACCtaacctccaggatggggtgATCCTGGAGGCCTACTGAGCTTCCCTGCCTTCAGGGATCCAGTATGCTCAGCTGTGTGTACCTGTGCCAGTTTCGAAAAGCCTCCAAGCAGGGGGTCTTAAAGGCCTGCCCAATGTCATagattttttaagagttatttttattttgcttgaaagccagagttagaaagagagagacaccttgcatttgttggttcactctccagatagccagtacagccagagctaggcgatgcaaagctgtgagccaggaacttcttccagatctcctatgtgggtgcaggggcccaaggatttaggccatcctctactgttttcccagaccattaacagagaactagatcagaagtggagcagcaggggcccaaaccagtgctcatataggatgtcagcactaGAGAGAGAATTAGGTTATTACACCACTGCACTGGCACCTGtatttagtaaatatttgttgaatgaatgaatggaatgaACATGGCACCTGCTTGCTTCTCCTCCTTAGGGCTGGAGATAAGAGATACTCTAGTCTCAGTTCTTCATTCTGTGGGAcctgctgcctcttggctttCCACACAGGCCTCACTCCAGCTCCCCGCCACGCTGAGGCCTGCAGGCAGCCTGCTCAACCTGTTCGCAGTTCTTGCCAAGGCCACCGAGCTGTGTGTCCACTCCCCAGTGCCCTGTGGGTTCCTGGTCTTCAATGCCTACTCACCACTCTAGCTGTGGTTGTCACTTTGTCTCTGGCACCTGGTAGTTTTCGTGTCTTGCTTTTGAACCTGACCTCGTATTCAGACATGGCAGACGTGACTTTATCCACTGTTAGGTGTTTGAAGTAGAAGGAAGGGATTTCTTTGACTGCCCAATCTTATCACAGAGCCTTCGTGTTGCTCTCAGCGCTGTCACCAGTGCCTGGAGCAATCCTTGGCACAgttaatatttgttgagtgaacagATGTTGCCCATTTCCTAGGGGAGGAAAGCACGGTCAAGAGGTGAATGAAGGAGGCGCTGGCCATCGGTGGCTCTTCCGTGCCCCTCATGCCTCTGTTTGGCCTCCTGCAGGAATCTGGTCAGCAGCCCTGAACGGAGACCTGGGCCGAGTAAAGTACTTCATCCAGAAAGCCATGGACCCAAGTCAGCCCGACTCTGCCGGTTACACTGCTCTGGTGAGCTGGGGGAGGACTGTTGGGAGAGAGGGGACCAGGAAGGGTGTCTGGAAGTTGGGGAAGCTGCCTTCTGTCTGCTGCCATTTCCAATGGCCAAGTTCATCTGTCCTATGGACTTGCACTTTCAGAGTATCAGCTATTCGATTCTCTTTCCTGACAAACCCTAGGAGGCAGGAGTGCTTGATTCCCCCCTTCTCCAGCTGAGGAAGATGATACTAGATCTGAAGAAGCTTGCCTGGGTCACACATCCACTGGGGCTGGCCCCTGAGATGTTTCCAGGCCCCTCCGACCCCATCCTGTGCAGGTCTGCATGCTCCCCGCTCCACCTCCGGCCTGGAGGCTACTATCTGACCTCGCTCTGTGCTCCCTGCAGCACTATGCCAGTCGCAACGGACACTATGCTGTGTGTCAGTTCCTGCTGGAGAGTGGGGCCAAGTGTGACGCGCAGACCCACGGGGGCGCCACTGCACTGCACCGGGCCAGCTACTGCGGGCACACCGAGATCGCACGGCTGCTGCTATCCTATGGCTCCAACCCCAGGCTGGTAGACGATGACGGCATGACCAGTCTTCATAAGGTGGGTCCCTTTCACCCTCTGTAAAGCGGAGGTGGACTTACTCTCAAAGTTCTAGCAGGTTCATtgtagaaaatgtgaaaacaggGAGAAGAATCGTCtgtcccctcctgcccacctgctgtCACGTCAGGTTTAAGATGCAGTTTCCCAGCCCCTTTCCCGAGCATGTCAGTAGAATTTATGGTGTGCTATGGCTTTCTCTCCCTTAAGTGGTACTTCATGAGAGCTTTTCCATGGAGTTCGTTTTCTGAAGTGTGTCCCCACTCTTACTGTTCTACGGATCACTGTCTACACTGTGGCCAGAGTGGTCATGTCATTTAGAAACAGCTGCACACACACTGTGGCATTCACCAGAGCATACCTTGAAGATGAGCGCCCGTCCACCCCCGGCCCGTAGTAGCTCCATCAGGGAGACAGAGCCAcggagggaagggagggatggagagagccaccatctgctggctcacccccaatgcccacagcaactggggctgggctaagctggagccaggagcccggacaTCAGTGACCCACGCATCTGAGGcattactgctgccttccagggtgcgccTCAGCAGaaactgaaccagaagtggaatagccaggatttggGCCTGGCACCTCCTACGGGTTGCggctgtcccaagcagtgacCTAACCACAGCCCCAAGTGCCTTacataggctttttttttaaagatttattttgttttatttaaaggcagagttacagagatacagggagagacagagaaaggggtcttccatccgctggttcactccccaaatggccacaggagccaggggcttctgtgTGAGCCAGGCCTCATTTGTGTGTTCAGAGgcccaggaacctggatcagaagtggatcagcttggattcgaaccagtgccagtttgagatgctggcaccacaggcagtggcttaatccactatcaCAGTACCAGCTCCTTTCCTCAGGTTTTTAGGCTAACTCATGCGAGGCAGCCACCTCGCCAAAAACCAAAGAAAACCATCTCTGAGAAGTGGCATGTGCACATTTTTGGCATTTGTACATAACTCTATTCTCCCTTGCCATCAccttgaatgatttttttaaaaaagatttatttatttttattgcaaagtcagatatacagagaggaggagagacagagaggaagatcttctgtccactgattcagtccccaagttagcgcaatggctggtgctgcaccaatctgaagcctggagccaggaacttcctgcaggtctcccatgtaggtgcaggatcccaaggctttggactgtccttgactgctgtcccaggccacaagcagggaactgggtgggaagcaggtctgccgggattagaaccggcgcccagatgggatcctggcgcattcaaggtgaggactttagccactagaccacttaGATGggcccgatttttttttttatttgtttatttggaaggcagagttacagagagagaggctgaggcaGAAAGAACAgttttctactggttcactccccagatggccacaacagctgggactgggtcaacCCAAAAAACCTAGtgaccaggaacttcatctgggtctcgcacatgggtgtgGGGACACAAGCAATTAGACTATCTTTTACTGTTCTTCCAGAcgcagcagtgagctgggtgggaagtagagcccgtatgggatgtcagtgctgcgtTAGGAttgttaacccactgcactacagtACCAACTCCAGGAAGTggtgattttaaaaagtgattctgGCCAGATATTGTGGCGTTGTGGGTTAAGTCGCTACTTGAGATACCTGATTCCTTGAGTGTGTGGGCTCCAGTTTCCCATATCTATTCCAGGTTCCTGCATCCTTACATTCTGGGCGTAAGGATgggaagtacttgggccactgccctccacacgggagacccagctgaTGTCTTTGGCTCCTGGTTAGGACCAGCCACTGGCCCAGCCTTTgctgttgtaggcacttggggagtgaagtagcacaTGTTAGAGTTTGCTCTGtctgttactctgcctctcaaattagtaaaaataagcataagatttattttttattataaagatatacagagaggagaagagagagaggaagatcttccgtccgttgcttcattccccaagggagcgcaatggctggagctgcacagatccaaccaggagcctggaacttcttgcaagtctcccaaggctctgggctgtcctcgactgctcttccaggccataagaagggagctgaatcagaagtcgGGCAGTGGGCCTGGTcaggtagcctagtgactaaatccttgccttgcaactgtggggaatcccatgtgagtgccagtttgtatcatggcttctccacttcccatccagctccctgcttgtggcctgggaaagcagttgaggacggtccatagccttgggaccctgcactcatatgggaaacccagaagttgttccaggctcctggcttcggattagctcagctctggctattgtggccacttgtagtgaaccagcggacagatgatctctttctctctgtccttccctctataaatctgactttttccaataataaatctttaaaaaacaaaggagtgacacagctggtacttgaactagcgcccatatgggatgtcagcgtcgcaggtggaggcttaggctGCTGTGCCGTGGAACAGCCTCTGTTCCCTTCCAGAGCTGGATCCTGCCTCCCTGCCAGTTTTATACTGGATTCTTATCCATGTGTCCCTTCCACCAAGCACCTGCTGCTacgctttcttattttcttcagcTACTCTTCTGTTCCCGAGGGCCACACGTCAGAAGCCATTGCTCTTGTCTGGatgcccttcccttcctccctttcttcacGTGGCTTTACCCTCCCTTGGACTACAGTTCACACTCATTCTCCCTTTCTTTGATCCCCAGCCGTGCCCAGCCGGCAGCCATGTGCTGCCTAGACTGCAGGTTGCCGGACTGCCTGCTGGAGACCTGTCTCGGAGGAGACACTGGGCCTCATCCTTGCCTGTAGCAGCCTTGGCACTCAGCACAGGTGCTCCGTGAGTATGTGCTGAGCAGACAGCTGAGTGTCAGGTTTGCCTTGGTCCTTGCCATCTGCTGGACAGCCTGCTGAGGCCCTCGTGGTCTAGACTGGTGTCAGTGCCAGTCATCTCATGTCACGGTTCATGTGATGACTGTTTACAGGCAGGGCTGGTGGTACCTGCTGTCTGCAGCGTTTTAAATATGTCTGCATCCCCTACTCTCTCATTTTGGAAGTTACTCTTCCTTGTTggcttcttttaaaataagctacttgtaactttttttttaagatttatttattttgggcccagcacagtagcctaatggctaaagtccttgccttgtatgcactggatcccatatggatgctggttcgtgtcccagaagccctgcttcccatccagctccctgcctgtggcctgggaaagcagtcaaggttggcccaaagccttggaaacctgcacccgcatgggagacccagaagaggctcctggctcctggctttggattggctcagctccgactattgcaaccacttggggagtgaatcattggatgtaagatcttcctctatgcttctctgtatatctgactccaataataaaaaaaaaggatttatttatttttactggaaaatcagatttacagagagaaagggagacaagatctgtccgttggttcactccccaagctggaagggaagttgagcagccaggacacagaccggtacccatatgggatcctagcgcatgcaaggcgaggactttagcaccaGGCCCTGTCGTGcttatttacaaggcagagtgtcagagaggaaAGAGcaatgttccacctgctggtttattcccctgatggccacagtggccatggctaggccagtccaaagcctggagcgcCATTTGAGTCTCTTATGGGTGGCACGGTTCCATTGCACTTGCATAGTATTTCCTGACTTGCCAGGcgtatcagcagggaactggatgggaagtagagcagctgtggtTCAGGCCAGTGCTCCCATATCGACGCCAGTGTCATgagcagtggcttcacctgctgcccgTGGTGGCCCCTGGGTGTTTTGCTTTGTGAGAGAGTTGGCATGTGTCTCACAGCTGCTCGAAACATGGTGCTGCTTCAACTCAGTGATGAAATTGAAGCCTGGGGTCTGAGCCCACTAAGAGGACCTGCTCCATAAAGATCTGGGCTTCTGCGTGGGATGGTGGTGGCCTCTAGCATGGCTTTTGGCCTTCCCCAAGCCCCAGGAGTCTGTCAGTTTGCTGGAGGAACAGAGCACAGTTATCAGCAGGTCATTCCCAGCTCAGTCACTGGGAAAGGCAGTCTACACGGTTGCTGAGGTCTGGGGTGTCTACAGGAGTTCAGATGTTAATgcccaggagctggtgctggcatcttatgtgggctctggttcatgtcccagctcctgctgatggcaTGGGTAAGCAATGGCAGATGCCCTCACACCCACAAgcaaggcctggatggagttctcggcttctggctgtggcctagcccagagcttggctgttgtggctgtgtgGGATGTAAACCAACCAGTGGAAGATCTATGTATCTcttctataactctacctttcaaataaataaaaattttttaagatttattaatttttttgaaaagtcaggtatacagagaggagagacagagaggaagatcttccattggttgattcactccccaaatggccgcaatggccggagctgagctgatccaaagccagcagcttctgggtttcccacacaggtgcagggtcccaaggctttgggccaaccttgactgctttcccaggccacaagcaggaagctggatgggaggtggggctgccaggattagaactggtgcccatatgggatcctggcgcgttcaacgtgaggactttagccactaggctgccatactGGGCcctacataaatctttttttttttctttaaaagatttatttttattgcaaagtcagatatacagagaggaagatcctccatctgatgattcactccgcaagtgaccacaacagccggtccTGCCccattctgaagctaggagccaggaactttcctccaggtctctcatgtgggtgcagggtcccaaggccttgggccatcattgactgccttcccaggccacaagcagggagctggatgggaagcaggactgttgggattagaactggcgcctatatgggatcccagcacattcaaggcgaggacttcagccactaggccacgccaccaggccccttaatctttttaagaaaaagaaattgacaccACATGGGGATCCTGTGTGTCAAAGGAGATAAGCAAGGCAAGGAACCCAGACCCCTCCTTCCCTGCTCATCTGGAGGGTGCTTGGGCAGGGCCCATGTGTGTCCCCGGGCACCCTGGGGATGACCTGTGGGTGTCTGTGCTGGTGATACAGCTCCAACCTAAGGCAGCGCTGTCCATGGGATGAAGACACAGGAAAGGAAAGCCTCAGGCTCAGTGCCCAGGTGATGTGGGTCCTCCACCACCTGTCCGCTGGtccctggcatcccacaggagtTGGAGGAACCCCACTCAAACCAC
Coding sequences within:
- the ANKRD39 gene encoding ankyrin repeat domain-containing protein 39 produces the protein MAAPRPCVDGGTCCSRPGAVPGVQQTLEEMDFERGIWSAALNGDLGRVKYFIQKAMDPSQPDSAGYTALHYASRNGHYAVCQFLLESGAKCDAQTHGGATALHRASYCGHTEIARLLLSYGSNPRLVDDDGMTSLHKAAENGHTDICSMLLQHSPALKAVRDRKARLACDLLPRNSDLQDLLAS